A window from Phycisphaeraceae bacterium encodes these proteins:
- a CDS encoding Mrp/NBP35 family ATP-binding protein: MPLSKDAALDALRTVPDPDLGKDLVTLRMVKEIESDAKSVRVTIELTTPACPMKDRIKSDITAAIHAAMDAAGEPRVGVEVTFTAQVKTTQRPEGANPLPGVRQIVAVGAGKGGVGKSTVSVNLAVGLARRGARVGLLDADIYGPSLPTMLGLDDVPTEARGNTLLPFEVHGLRAMTVGKLVDPDKALIWRGPMAHKAFTQLATQTEWGELDYLVIDLPPGTGDVALTMSQVLPLSGAVVVCTPQRVAIDDARRAVRMFQQLGIPVLGVVENMSSFTGDDGRTYDLFGRGGAETMAAAMDLPFLGALPIHPSLREASDEGTPLRNFEAAAPQRAPLEHLCGEVARQLSIAAANQQLQQPTLTVR; this comes from the coding sequence ATGCCACTCTCGAAAGATGCCGCTCTCGACGCCCTTCGAACCGTGCCAGATCCCGATCTGGGTAAGGATCTTGTGACCCTGCGGATGGTGAAGGAGATCGAATCCGACGCCAAGTCGGTCCGGGTGACCATCGAGCTGACCACTCCAGCATGCCCGATGAAGGATCGAATCAAGTCCGATATCACCGCGGCCATTCACGCCGCCATGGATGCGGCTGGCGAGCCGCGAGTCGGTGTCGAGGTGACCTTCACCGCGCAAGTGAAGACGACGCAGCGCCCTGAAGGCGCGAATCCGCTGCCCGGAGTCCGGCAGATCGTGGCGGTGGGCGCCGGCAAGGGTGGCGTGGGCAAGAGCACGGTCAGCGTGAATCTCGCCGTTGGTCTCGCGCGGCGCGGGGCGCGAGTCGGCTTGCTCGATGCGGACATCTACGGACCGAGTCTTCCAACCATGCTCGGACTCGACGATGTGCCCACGGAGGCGCGCGGCAACACGCTGCTGCCCTTCGAGGTGCATGGCCTTCGCGCGATGACGGTCGGCAAACTCGTCGACCCCGACAAGGCGCTCATCTGGCGAGGGCCGATGGCGCACAAGGCGTTCACGCAGCTTGCAACACAGACGGAGTGGGGCGAACTCGACTACCTGGTCATCGACCTCCCTCCGGGCACCGGTGATGTCGCGCTCACCATGTCGCAGGTGCTTCCACTCTCGGGGGCGGTTGTCGTCTGCACACCGCAACGCGTGGCGATCGACGACGCTCGCCGCGCCGTGCGGATGTTCCAGCAACTGGGCATCCCGGTGCTGGGCGTCGTCGAGAACATGAGCAGCTTCACCGGCGACGATGGTCGAACCTATGACCTCTTCGGGCGTGGCGGCGCGGAGACGATGGCCGCCGCCATGGATCTTCCATTCCTCGGCGCACTGCCGATCCATCCCTCGCTGCGCGAAGCTTCAGATGAGGGAACACCGCTCAGGAACTTCGAGGCCGCCGCTCCGCAGCGAGCACCGCTGGAACACCTCTGCGGCGAAGTGGCACGACAACTCTCGATCGCTGCGGCGAATCAACAGCTTCAGCAGCCGACCCTGACGGTTCGATGA
- a CDS encoding DUF3883 domain-containing protein, with the protein MRAGHWTVEEVEATVDDYLSMLKSELAGRNFNKTEHRRRLFPRLRGRTESSIELKHANISAVLIELGFPYISGYKPRGNYQRLLREVIQNRLAKDRAIQQLAAVDAISLPPIPEVSDILKVVTQPPKPTKGSAARTRRFVQRNGVNYLELEAQNQALGLAGEEFVLRFERARLIAAGRDALADRIQHVSRDVGDGEGYDIRSFEASGSDRFIEVKTTKYGRETPFYLSRNELRVSQCQSDRYHLYRVFTFRTSPHLFTLKGALDRTCTLDPVTYIGSAA; encoded by the coding sequence ATGCGAGCCGGTCATTGGACGGTCGAAGAAGTCGAGGCCACCGTCGATGACTACCTGTCGATGTTGAAGAGCGAACTGGCGGGACGAAACTTCAACAAGACCGAGCATCGGCGACGGCTCTTTCCCCGGTTGCGCGGTCGAACCGAGTCCTCGATCGAACTCAAACATGCCAACATCAGCGCCGTCCTGATCGAGCTCGGTTTCCCTTACATCTCCGGGTACAAGCCGCGTGGCAACTATCAGCGACTCCTTCGCGAGGTCATCCAGAATCGTCTGGCCAAGGATCGGGCGATTCAGCAGCTCGCGGCCGTCGACGCAATCTCTCTACCCCCGATCCCGGAAGTCAGCGACATCCTGAAGGTCGTTACCCAACCGCCCAAGCCCACGAAGGGCTCGGCCGCGAGGACTCGCAGGTTCGTGCAGAGGAACGGGGTGAACTACCTGGAACTCGAAGCACAGAATCAGGCGCTCGGACTCGCAGGTGAGGAGTTTGTCCTCAGGTTTGAGCGAGCGCGCTTGATTGCTGCTGGCCGCGATGCCCTCGCGGACAGAATCCAGCATGTCTCCCGCGATGTCGGGGACGGCGAGGGATATGACATCAGGTCATTCGAGGCGAGTGGTTCCGACCGCTTCATCGAGGTCAAGACCACGAAGTACGGGCGCGAGACACCGTTCTATCTCTCTCGCAATGAACTTCGGGTGTCCCAGTGTCAATCCGACCGCTATCACCTCTACCGGGTGTTCACCTTCAGGACGAGTCCCCATCTGTTCACGCTGAAGGGCGCGCTTGACAGGACATGCACGCTCGACCCGGTCACCTACATCGGGTCGGCGGCATGA
- a CDS encoding metallophosphoesterase encodes MRRCYPATPRRTVIAHSIFAPCFELHGAPKPNNVIMVCVRTGTLAIGDVHGCGEELAELLARCDRWYPEGRLIFVGDLFTKGPNPGLVARLIRERRDRGQRIDLVCGNHDLRLRDAIRRRAEGAHLDTLPETEAQTLKLLERADMLRTATDLTLEACGRVEIRDPRGCWTVLHAGIDPERGLVDTADHVKVHIKALEGMPHWWERYDGHEGLIVVGHKPLPDALIRRRESGEPFVAVIDTGCAYGGALTAYCLEDDRLIQVPSTQAPSNGFMGPPAALLASEPRSAWGALARTLAR; translated from the coding sequence ATGCGTCGATGCTACCCCGCGACCCCGCGGCGCACGGTGATCGCTCACTCGATCTTTGCGCCATGCTTTGAACTCCATGGCGCGCCGAAGCCGAATAATGTCATCATGGTCTGCGTGAGAACGGGCACTCTTGCGATCGGCGATGTCCACGGGTGCGGCGAGGAGCTCGCCGAGCTCCTGGCTCGCTGCGACCGCTGGTACCCGGAGGGTCGCCTGATCTTCGTCGGCGATCTCTTCACCAAGGGACCCAACCCCGGATTGGTCGCTCGCCTGATCCGTGAGCGACGCGACCGCGGCCAGCGCATCGACCTCGTCTGCGGCAACCACGACCTGCGCCTGCGCGATGCAATCCGCCGCCGAGCCGAGGGGGCTCACCTCGACACGCTGCCCGAAACCGAAGCGCAGACGCTCAAGCTCCTCGAACGCGCCGACATGCTTCGCACCGCCACCGATCTCACCCTCGAAGCCTGTGGCCGAGTGGAGATCCGCGATCCGCGCGGTTGCTGGACGGTGCTTCACGCGGGCATCGACCCCGAGCGCGGGCTCGTCGACACCGCCGACCATGTGAAGGTTCACATCAAGGCGCTCGAAGGCATGCCCCACTGGTGGGAGCGCTACGACGGTCACGAAGGTCTGATCGTGGTCGGCCACAAGCCACTTCCGGACGCGCTCATCCGCCGACGAGAGTCGGGCGAGCCGTTTGTCGCGGTCATCGATACGGGGTGCGCCTACGGAGGGGCCCTCACCGCCTACTGCCTCGAAGACGATCGGCTCATTCAAGTGCCCAGCACGCAGGCGCCGTCGAACGGCTTCATGGGTCCGCCCGCGGCACTCCTCGCGAGCGAGCCACGATCGGCATGGGGCGCCCTCGCCCGAACGCTCGCGCGCTGA
- the mutL gene encoding DNA mismatch repair endonuclease MutL → MAIRLLTPELVNQIAAGEVVERPASVVKELVENAIDAGATRVQIRTEGGGRDLIEVSDDGAGIPFGELALAVTAHATSKITSVDDLASIATLGFRGEALASIGSVARLEVISRPREQPEAGRIEVDGGRVTGPMPASGAPGTTVRVSTLFGHVPARRKFLKSESAEAGRITELLETMALAHPAVSFRLDHGPRRVLDLPAASNRRERVHALLGEELVPELLEVDARGGSGPSGVLAVWGVVARPSASKPTGRHQRIYVNGRAIVDRSLLHAVKEAFRGVIDPARFPVAVIQLEVDPAEVDVNVHPAKSEVRFRQPSAVHSFLLRAVRSALRAADLVPLFSLDSPPGEGVASADRREAAPQPESRGAWSGPRSSAVFERGYPDRAQTGAGRSPGFDYQSLERTLRAPEAPLRDAPAVANLGAPADSDYEAPALPTLLRADAVLQVHQSYLVQEVPGAILLIDQHALHERVLYEQLFERVMQGGLEQQLLLTPIMLECDTRAVERVESMAPLLARLGFDATPAGARTVAVHAVPSFLASRRVDAGAFLAELLGHDDLEHADLADLAGASEAAIHRIIDMMACKAAVKAGERLTDEEITRLLAARERVERSTNCPHGRPTSLRIPMHEIERRFGR, encoded by the coding sequence ATGGCGATTCGCCTCCTGACCCCCGAATTGGTGAACCAGATTGCCGCCGGCGAGGTGGTCGAGCGCCCGGCGAGCGTCGTCAAGGAGCTCGTCGAGAATGCGATTGACGCGGGGGCGACGCGGGTCCAGATTCGGACCGAGGGCGGGGGGCGGGATCTCATCGAGGTCTCGGATGATGGTGCGGGCATTCCCTTCGGCGAACTCGCGCTCGCCGTCACGGCCCACGCCACGAGCAAGATCACTTCGGTCGATGACCTCGCGTCAATCGCCACGCTTGGTTTCCGCGGCGAGGCGCTCGCGAGCATCGGCAGCGTGGCGCGACTGGAGGTCATCAGTCGTCCGCGGGAGCAGCCCGAGGCGGGGCGCATCGAGGTCGATGGGGGAAGGGTCACCGGTCCCATGCCCGCGTCGGGGGCTCCAGGAACGACGGTTCGCGTCTCGACGCTCTTCGGTCATGTGCCCGCTCGGCGGAAGTTTCTGAAGAGCGAGTCAGCGGAAGCGGGGCGCATCACTGAGCTGCTCGAAACGATGGCGCTCGCACACCCAGCCGTGTCGTTCAGACTCGATCATGGTCCTCGTCGCGTGCTGGATCTGCCCGCCGCCTCGAACCGGCGCGAGCGTGTGCACGCGCTCCTTGGTGAAGAGCTCGTTCCCGAACTGCTCGAAGTTGACGCCCGCGGGGGAAGCGGGCCAAGCGGCGTGCTCGCGGTCTGGGGCGTGGTCGCGCGGCCGAGCGCGTCCAAGCCGACCGGTCGCCACCAGCGGATCTATGTGAATGGGCGAGCCATCGTCGATCGCTCGCTGCTCCACGCGGTCAAGGAGGCCTTTCGCGGAGTCATCGACCCGGCCCGCTTTCCGGTCGCCGTGATTCAACTCGAGGTCGATCCCGCCGAAGTTGATGTCAATGTCCACCCCGCCAAGAGCGAAGTGCGCTTCCGGCAACCCTCGGCGGTGCATTCGTTCCTGCTGCGGGCGGTTCGATCGGCGCTCCGCGCGGCCGATCTTGTTCCGCTCTTCTCGCTCGACTCACCGCCGGGAGAAGGTGTGGCCAGCGCAGATCGCCGAGAGGCGGCGCCCCAGCCCGAGTCGCGCGGCGCTTGGAGCGGGCCTCGCTCAAGTGCGGTGTTCGAGCGCGGCTATCCCGATCGCGCCCAGACCGGCGCGGGCCGCTCACCCGGCTTCGACTACCAGTCGCTCGAGCGCACGCTGCGAGCACCCGAGGCGCCGTTGCGCGACGCGCCCGCCGTTGCGAATCTCGGTGCGCCAGCCGACTCAGACTACGAAGCGCCCGCACTGCCGACGCTCCTTCGCGCCGATGCCGTCCTCCAGGTGCACCAGAGCTACCTGGTGCAGGAGGTGCCCGGTGCGATCCTTCTGATTGACCAGCATGCGCTCCATGAGCGCGTCCTCTATGAGCAGCTCTTCGAACGAGTGATGCAGGGCGGCTTGGAACAGCAGCTCCTGCTCACGCCGATCATGCTTGAGTGCGACACTCGCGCCGTTGAACGGGTGGAGTCGATGGCGCCGCTGCTGGCTCGCCTCGGATTCGACGCGACTCCTGCGGGCGCCCGCACCGTGGCCGTGCATGCGGTGCCGAGCTTCCTCGCGTCGCGGCGTGTCGATGCGGGCGCGTTCCTTGCCGAGCTCCTCGGGCACGACGACCTTGAGCACGCCGATCTCGCGGACCTCGCCGGTGCGAGCGAAGCAGCGATTCACCGGATCATCGACATGATGGCCTGCAAGGCGGCGGTGAAAGCGGGGGAGCGCTTGACCGATGAGGAGATCACCCGACTTCTTGCCGCGCGCGAGCGAGTCGAGCGATCGACGAACTGCCCCCACGGTCGTCCCACCTCGCTCCGCATTCCGATGCACGAAATCGAGCGTCGGTTCGGGCGATAG
- a CDS encoding aminotransferase class I/II-fold pyridoxal phosphate-dependent enzyme — protein sequence MPTTDSPTFASRTQEILASLQQGGQLKHLQMIEGPMDATVRMRGHGEVACFCSNNYLGLANHPEVVEAAHEGLRRYGAGTASVRFICGTFECHERLERAIAAFYGHEAAYTFTSCWNANEAIFPTLCEPGDLILSDELNHASIIDGIRLAVSIKKGVLRAVYSHNDLTALERRLKEARANPEVTGTIWVVTDGVFSMEGDIADLPGMRALCDRYGALLIVDDSHGTGVMGRTGHGTHEHWGMLGASIDCMTGTLGKALGGAAGGYVSGSKAMIELLVQRGRPTLFSNALPCSVAESALRAIQILEREPGLVERLRANVAAARAGIRGVGFEVLESPTAICPIIVHDTAKAIAMSRRLLELGVFVIGFGYPVVPEGHARLRVQISAAHRPEHIDALVTALKRVRSEF from the coding sequence ATGCCCACCACCGACTCACCGACCTTCGCCAGCCGAACGCAGGAGATCCTCGCCTCGCTTCAGCAGGGCGGTCAGCTCAAGCACCTCCAGATGATCGAGGGCCCCATGGACGCCACCGTGCGCATGCGCGGCCATGGCGAAGTGGCGTGCTTCTGCTCGAACAACTATCTCGGTCTTGCGAATCACCCCGAGGTGGTCGAGGCGGCCCATGAAGGTCTTCGCCGCTACGGTGCGGGCACCGCAAGCGTGCGCTTCATCTGCGGCACCTTCGAGTGCCATGAACGGCTCGAGCGCGCCATCGCCGCGTTCTACGGTCACGAGGCCGCGTACACCTTCACCAGTTGCTGGAACGCGAACGAGGCGATCTTTCCCACGCTCTGCGAGCCGGGCGACTTGATTCTCTCGGATGAACTCAATCACGCGTCGATCATCGACGGCATCCGCCTGGCAGTGTCCATCAAGAAGGGCGTGCTCCGCGCGGTCTACTCGCACAACGATCTCACGGCGCTCGAGCGCCGATTGAAGGAGGCTCGCGCGAATCCCGAGGTGACCGGGACCATCTGGGTCGTCACCGACGGTGTCTTCAGCATGGAGGGTGACATCGCCGACCTGCCCGGCATGCGAGCGCTGTGCGATCGCTACGGCGCCCTCCTGATCGTCGACGACAGCCATGGCACCGGCGTCATGGGGCGAACCGGCCACGGCACGCATGAGCACTGGGGCATGCTCGGTGCATCGATCGATTGCATGACCGGCACGCTCGGCAAGGCGCTCGGCGGAGCAGCGGGCGGCTATGTGAGCGGATCGAAGGCGATGATCGAACTGCTGGTCCAGCGGGGTCGTCCGACGCTCTTCTCCAACGCGCTGCCGTGCAGCGTGGCGGAAAGCGCCTTGCGCGCGATCCAGATTCTCGAGCGCGAACCTGGCCTTGTCGAACGCCTCCGCGCCAATGTGGCGGCGGCGCGAGCGGGCATCCGTGGCGTCGGCTTCGAGGTGCTCGAGAGCCCGACCGCCATCTGTCCGATCATCGTCCACGACACCGCGAAGGCGATCGCGATGAGTCGGCGCCTGCTTGAACTCGGCGTCTTCGTGATCGGCTTCGGGTATCCGGTGGTCCCCGAAGGGCACGCGCGCCTGCGCGTCCAGATCAGCGCCGCGCACCGACCTGAGCACATCGACGCGCTCGTGACGGCGCTCAAGCGCGTGCGAAGCGAGTTCTGA
- a CDS encoding prepilin-type N-terminal cleavage/methylation domain-containing protein has protein sequence MRRAHSSRRPLGFTLTELLVAIGIIALLIGILLPALGAISQRSKKAATQALMQQFADACSLFQQQVGYLPGVIPEDVLAFDAAQNGGVARISGMENALLHLLGGGVRSDDVTAAEWASLTSGNGWVTVSFQRPQGGTLDLKVNLNEMVSGRGPRIAGKQYDRFFNAKPTELVAVQGQLGELDFNPNAPGLQGLPDLVDAWGQPIIYVRAARGTGPLVGDVLSATAPAQFGRYSMTPYTNSTFLGELGRDQTDLSLLSGNNATGNDGGAGTGNTFFAQVIRHAGMGNPSQPVTSGVARGRFVVISAGRDGIYFSRTDGPGSTSTPVTNIITSDFTNGGNFGPTVVESYDDIRIFGGS, from the coding sequence ATGCGTCGTGCACATTCATCTCGTCGACCGCTCGGCTTCACGCTGACCGAGCTCCTCGTCGCCATCGGCATCATCGCCCTTCTCATCGGGATCCTGCTGCCGGCGCTCGGAGCAATCTCGCAGCGATCGAAGAAGGCTGCGACCCAAGCGCTCATGCAGCAGTTCGCTGATGCGTGCAGCCTCTTCCAGCAGCAGGTCGGCTACCTGCCCGGGGTCATTCCCGAGGATGTCCTCGCCTTCGATGCCGCCCAGAATGGCGGTGTCGCGCGAATCAGTGGCATGGAGAATGCGCTGCTCCACCTGCTTGGCGGTGGCGTGCGTTCCGACGATGTCACTGCGGCGGAGTGGGCAAGCCTGACCTCTGGCAACGGATGGGTGACGGTTTCCTTCCAGCGACCACAGGGCGGCACACTCGATCTCAAGGTCAACCTGAACGAGATGGTCTCAGGTCGCGGACCTCGGATCGCAGGCAAGCAGTACGACCGCTTCTTCAATGCCAAGCCAACGGAACTGGTGGCGGTGCAGGGTCAGTTGGGTGAGCTTGATTTCAATCCGAACGCGCCTGGTCTCCAAGGTCTTCCCGACCTCGTGGACGCTTGGGGCCAGCCGATCATTTATGTCCGAGCGGCGCGCGGAACCGGGCCGCTGGTCGGCGATGTGCTGAGTGCCACAGCGCCAGCGCAGTTCGGTCGCTACTCGATGACCCCGTACACCAACTCGACCTTCCTCGGCGAGTTGGGCCGCGATCAGACGGATCTGAGCCTGCTTTCCGGCAACAACGCCACCGGCAATGATGGCGGCGCGGGAACCGGCAACACCTTCTTCGCTCAAGTCATCCGGCATGCGGGTATGGGTAACCCCTCGCAGCCGGTGACGAGCGGAGTCGCACGAGGTCGTTTCGTGGTCATCAGCGCCGGACGCGATGGAATCTACTTCTCACGGACCGATGGACCGGGCAGCACCTCGACTCCGGTCACGAACATCATCACCAGCGACTTCACCAACGGCGGCAACTTCGGCCCGACGGTGGTCGAGTCCTATGACGACATCCGCATCTTCGGCGGAAGCTGA
- a CDS encoding NAD-dependent epimerase/dehydratase family protein: MSGAGGEMGHGLLHALAERGRGIVAIDVRELDPAFRSLCRETIAGDIRDPSLLERLLAAYEIDEIYHLAALLSTRGEFAPETAHAVNVGGTLNLLHLAAEQARTHGRAVKFLFPSSIAVYGLPDLATKARAGRVDESQFLEPRTMYGVNKLEGEHLGRYYERHYRLLARDRLPMAVDFRSIRFPGILSAETVPSGGTSDYGPEMIHAAASGQPYACFVRPDTRIPFMTMPEAIRSILELAAAPKERLSRVVYNIAGFSPSAADFERVVRRAFPEAKVTFAPDAGRQAIVDSWPEDLNDEAARREWGWRPTHTLESAFDDYLAPSVRARYGVRT, from the coding sequence GTGAGCGGAGCGGGAGGCGAGATGGGGCATGGGCTTCTCCACGCCCTCGCGGAGCGCGGCCGGGGGATCGTCGCCATTGATGTGCGTGAGCTCGATCCCGCCTTTCGATCGCTCTGCCGGGAGACGATCGCCGGCGACATTCGCGATCCGTCACTGCTCGAGCGATTGCTCGCTGCTTACGAGATCGATGAGATCTATCACCTGGCGGCGCTCCTCTCGACGCGAGGAGAGTTCGCGCCCGAAACCGCCCACGCGGTGAATGTCGGCGGCACGCTGAACCTGCTGCACCTGGCCGCGGAGCAGGCGCGGACACATGGGCGCGCGGTGAAGTTCCTCTTCCCGAGTTCGATCGCCGTCTACGGATTGCCGGACCTCGCCACCAAGGCGCGCGCGGGGCGCGTCGATGAATCGCAGTTCCTCGAGCCCCGGACGATGTACGGGGTCAACAAGCTGGAAGGGGAGCACCTGGGTCGCTACTACGAGCGGCACTATCGGCTGCTCGCGCGCGATCGCCTCCCGATGGCCGTCGACTTCCGCTCGATTCGTTTTCCGGGCATCCTCTCGGCCGAAACCGTGCCGAGCGGCGGAACCAGCGACTATGGCCCGGAGATGATTCATGCGGCGGCGTCGGGTCAACCCTACGCCTGCTTCGTGCGGCCCGATACGCGCATCCCGTTCATGACGATGCCCGAGGCGATCCGCTCGATTCTCGAACTCGCGGCGGCGCCGAAGGAGCGCCTCTCGCGCGTCGTCTACAACATCGCGGGCTTCAGTCCGAGCGCCGCCGACTTCGAGCGCGTGGTGCGTCGAGCCTTCCCCGAGGCGAAGGTGACCTTTGCACCCGATGCCGGTCGCCAGGCGATCGTCGACAGTTGGCCCGAGGATCTGAACGACGAGGCCGCCCGGCGGGAGTGGGGGTGGCGACCGACCCACACCCTCGAGAGCGCCTTCGACGACTATCTCGCCCCGAGCGTGCGAGCGCGGTACGGCGTGCGAACCTGA
- a CDS encoding type II secretion system protein: protein MMPSHDSRRFGVTIIELLVTLGVVTLLVALLMPGLALVRRESRSQENLSNLRQLVIGASGYANVSREWLPPAVLFFAKGASIKTRGWDYEEQGGAFSPGVIWAFVGDGRIFQSPDLPPPERLASGVTGIEPFTGYNYNTTYLGSEGALPGVSADGQMLDGWANARLGARPAQVRRPDSTACFGEGGWKDGPNRFMRAPGNSVEFNLGTVYAGGQAFRGRGGTHVAWLDGHASRVSEPREGMHAASNAWLLTSLMDFPRNGFLSDDDSAYAP, encoded by the coding sequence ATGATGCCGTCGCACGACTCACGGCGCTTCGGCGTCACCATCATTGAACTGCTCGTCACGCTGGGCGTGGTCACGCTGCTGGTCGCGCTCCTCATGCCCGGGCTCGCCCTCGTTCGACGGGAGTCCCGATCGCAGGAGAACCTCTCCAATCTCCGCCAGCTTGTGATCGGCGCGTCGGGCTACGCGAATGTGTCGCGCGAATGGCTCCCCCCGGCGGTGCTCTTCTTCGCCAAGGGTGCATCGATCAAGACCCGCGGCTGGGACTACGAGGAACAGGGGGGAGCGTTCTCCCCGGGAGTCATCTGGGCCTTTGTCGGCGATGGTCGCATTTTCCAAAGCCCGGATCTTCCTCCTCCGGAGCGCCTCGCGAGCGGCGTGACGGGCATCGAACCCTTCACGGGCTACAACTACAACACGACCTATCTGGGAAGCGAGGGCGCTCTGCCCGGCGTGAGCGCCGACGGCCAGATGCTCGACGGCTGGGCGAACGCTCGACTGGGCGCTCGCCCCGCGCAGGTGCGCCGACCGGATTCGACCGCGTGTTTCGGCGAAGGTGGCTGGAAGGATGGCCCCAACCGGTTCATGCGAGCGCCGGGGAACTCGGTGGAGTTCAATCTCGGCACGGTCTACGCAGGTGGACAGGCTTTTCGAGGGCGAGGCGGCACACATGTCGCGTGGCTCGACGGTCACGCGAGTCGGGTGAGCGAACCGCGCGAAGGCATGCATGCCGCTTCGAACGCGTGGCTGCTCACTTCGCTCATGGACTTTCCGAGGAATGGCTTCCTGAGCGACGACGACTCGGCGTACGCCCCGTGA
- a CDS encoding tRNA (cytidine(34)-2'-O)-methyltransferase codes for MTPEPLLNVVLFQPQIPNNTGNIGRTCATTECRLHLIHPLAFCMSEKARRRAGLDYWHLVDCREHESWEAFLAREAPKRLFLYTTAGTRPHWQATFDRGDFLLFGRENGGVPQELHDWVDREHSPEHRLSLPMRPIEGARSLNLATAVACAVYEGLRQLDARGQLPWAR; via the coding sequence ATGACCCCTGAACCGCTCCTCAATGTGGTGCTCTTTCAGCCCCAGATTCCCAACAACACGGGCAACATCGGACGCACCTGTGCGACCACGGAGTGCCGATTGCACCTCATTCATCCGCTCGCCTTTTGCATGAGCGAGAAGGCGCGGCGCCGCGCCGGCCTCGACTACTGGCACCTCGTCGACTGCCGCGAGCATGAGTCGTGGGAGGCCTTCCTCGCTCGCGAGGCACCAAAGCGCCTCTTCCTCTACACCACCGCGGGCACGCGCCCCCACTGGCAGGCGACCTTCGATCGCGGGGATTTCCTCCTCTTCGGTCGAGAGAATGGCGGAGTCCCGCAGGAGCTCCACGACTGGGTGGACCGTGAGCACTCTCCCGAACACCGCCTCTCGCTGCCGATGCGCCCGATCGAGGGTGCCCGAAGCCTCAATCTGGCGACGGCGGTCGCCTGCGCGGTCTACGAAGGATTGCGGCAACTCGATGCGCGCGGGCAACTGCCCTGGGCCCGGTAG